A genomic region of Prionailurus viverrinus isolate Anna chromosome D4, UM_Priviv_1.0, whole genome shotgun sequence contains the following coding sequences:
- the CHMP5 gene encoding charged multivesicular body protein 5, translating to MNRFFGKAKPKAPPPSLTDCIGTVDSRAESIDKKISRLDAELVKYKDQIKKMREGPAKNMVKQKALRVLKQKRMYEQQRDNLAQQSFNMEQANYTIQSLKDTKTTVDAMKLGVKEMKKAYKQVKIDQIEDLQDQLEDMMEDASEIQEALSRSYGTPELDEDDLEAELDALGDELLADEDSSYLDEAASAPAIPEGVPTDTKNKDGVLVDEFGLPQIPAS from the exons ATGAACCGATTCTTCGGAAAAGCGAAACCCAAGGCTCCGCCGCCCAGCCTGACTGACTGCATTGGCACG GTGGACAGCAGGGCAGAATCTATTGACAAGAAGATTTCTCGACTGGATGCTGAGCTAGTGAAGTATAAGGATCAGATCAAGAAGATGAGAGAGGGTCCTGCCAAG AATATGGTCAAACAGAAAGCCTTGAGGGTTTTAAAGCAAAAGCGGAT GTATGAGCAGCAACGGGACAATCTCGCCCAACAGTCATTTAACATGGAACAAGCCAATTACACCATCCAGTCATTGAAGGACACCAAGACCACG GTTGATGCTATGAAACTGGGagtaaaggaaatgaagaaagcatACAAGCAAGTGAAAATTGACCAGATTGAG GATTTACAAGACCAGCTAGAAGATATGATGGAAGATGCCagtgaaatccaagaagcactgAGCCGTAGTTATGGCACCCCAGAATTAGACGAAGATGACCTGGAAGCAG AGTTGGATGCACTGGGTGACGAGCTTCTGGCTGATGAAGACAGTTCTTACTTGGATGAAGCGGCATCTGCACCTGCAATTCCAGAAGGCGTTCCCACTGACACAAAGAATAAG